A region of Beijerinckia sp. 28-YEA-48 DNA encodes the following proteins:
- the yghU gene encoding glutathione-dependent disulfide-bond oxidoreductase has protein sequence MAETSEYTPPKVWTWNKGNGGQFANINRPIAGPTHDKELPIGKHPLQLYSLGTPNGVKVTIMLEELLAAGHSDAEYDAWLIKIGEGDQFGSGFVAVNPNSKIPALVDRSGKTPIRVFESGAILMHLAEKFDAFLPTEQAARAETLSWLFWQMGSAPFVGGGLGHFYAYAPTKIEYAIDRYAMETKRQLDVLDRQLAEHEYIAGSEYSIADMAIWPWYGGLVKGWNYGAGEFLAVHEYKNLLRWADQLYARPAVKRGRMVNRTSGDPETQLHERHDASDFDTKTQDKLAKA, from the coding sequence ATGGCAGAGACATCCGAATACACGCCGCCCAAAGTCTGGACCTGGAACAAGGGCAATGGCGGGCAGTTCGCCAACATCAATCGCCCGATCGCCGGGCCGACCCACGACAAGGAACTGCCGATCGGCAAGCACCCGCTGCAGCTCTATTCGCTCGGCACGCCCAATGGCGTGAAGGTGACGATCATGCTGGAGGAACTGCTGGCGGCGGGACACAGCGACGCCGAATATGATGCCTGGCTGATCAAGATCGGTGAAGGCGATCAATTCGGCAGCGGCTTCGTCGCCGTCAACCCGAACTCCAAGATTCCGGCCCTAGTGGATCGCAGCGGCAAGACGCCGATCCGCGTGTTCGAATCCGGCGCCATCCTGATGCATCTGGCGGAAAAATTCGACGCCTTCCTGCCGACCGAACAAGCGGCGCGCGCAGAGACGCTGTCATGGCTGTTCTGGCAGATGGGCAGCGCGCCCTTCGTCGGCGGCGGCCTGGGACATTTCTATGCCTATGCACCGACGAAGATCGAATATGCCATCGACCGCTACGCCATGGAAACCAAGCGCCAGCTCGACGTGCTCGATCGGCAGCTGGCCGAGCACGAATATATCGCCGGCAGCGAATACAGCATCGCCGACATGGCGATCTGGCCCTGGTATGGCGGCCTGGTGAAGGGCTGGAACTACGGCGCTGGCGAATTCCTCGCCGTGCACGAATACAAGAACCTGCTGCGCTGGGCCGACCAGCTCTATGCGCGCCCCGCCGTGAAGCGCGGCCGCATGGTCAACCGCACCAGCGGCGACCCGGAGACCCAACTGCACGAGCGCCACGACGCCAGCGACTTCGACACCAAGACGCAGGACAAGCTGGCGAAGGCCTAA
- a CDS encoding helix-turn-helix domain-containing protein produces the protein MRLSHLTETASGDTLPPNPYSALCPTRMVLDRVADKWAVLILGLLDRGPQRFNQLRREIDGLSQKMASHTLKSLERDGLVTRTAIATVPVTVEYAITPLGRTLAQAVDALRLWAENNFAAVIDAQQSYDQRVN, from the coding sequence ATGCGCTTAAGTCACCTCACCGAAACCGCCTCTGGCGATACCCTGCCGCCCAACCCCTATTCCGCCCTCTGCCCGACCCGGATGGTGCTCGATCGCGTCGCCGACAAATGGGCCGTGCTGATCCTGGGCCTCCTCGATCGCGGACCGCAGCGGTTTAATCAGCTGCGCCGTGAGATCGACGGCCTGTCGCAAAAAATGGCGTCGCACACATTGAAAAGCCTGGAGCGCGACGGCCTCGTGACACGCACCGCCATAGCCACCGTTCCAGTGACAGTCGAATATGCGATCACCCCACTCGGCCGCACCTTGGCACAGGCCGTCGATGCCCTGCGTCTCTGGGCCGAAAACAATTTCGCTGCCGTCATCGATGCGCAGCAGAGCTACGACCAACGGGTGAATTAG
- a CDS encoding NAD(P)-dependent oxidoreductase: MKIALIGATGNAGSRILAELSQRGHKVTAIVRKPEAVPALPGVTAQKGDADDQAALAKLLAGHDAVISSVHFSASDPHKLIEAVRASGVKRYLVVGGASSLEVAPGVKLIDTPEFPAIYKVEASAGNVFLDLLRPEKELDWTFLSPSAVFTAGERTGKFRLGKDTLLTNDKGSSISFEDYAIALADELESPRHSRQRFTVGY; this comes from the coding sequence ATGAAAATCGCTCTTATCGGCGCCACCGGGAACGCCGGCTCGCGCATTCTGGCCGAACTTTCCCAGCGTGGTCATAAGGTTACGGCGATCGTCCGGAAGCCGGAAGCCGTGCCGGCGCTGCCCGGCGTCACCGCCCAGAAGGGCGATGCCGACGATCAGGCGGCGCTGGCCAAATTGCTCGCGGGCCATGACGCGGTGATCAGCTCGGTGCATTTCTCGGCCAGCGACCCGCATAAGCTGATCGAAGCGGTGCGCGCTTCGGGCGTGAAGCGCTATCTGGTGGTCGGCGGCGCTAGCAGTCTGGAAGTGGCGCCGGGGGTGAAACTCATTGATACGCCAGAGTTTCCGGCGATTTACAAAGTCGAGGCCTCGGCCGGTAACGTCTTCCTCGACCTCCTGCGCCCCGAAAAAGAGCTCGACTGGACCTTCCTGTCGCCATCGGCCGTGTTTACCGCCGGCGAGCGCACCGGCAAGTTCCGCCTGGGCAAGGACACGCTCCTCACCAACGACAAGGGCAGCAGCATTTCCTTTGAGGATTATGCCATCGCCTTGGCCGATGAGCTTGAATCGCCAAGACATTCTCGCCAGCGCTTCACCGTCGGCTACTAA
- the parC gene encoding DNA topoisomerase IV subunit A, with protein MSKNVTPPSASGGSGADIVSLKDALEERYLAYALSTIMGRALPDARDGLKPVHRRILYGMHILKLDPGTAFKKCAKIVGDVMGSFHPHGDQAIYDALVRLAQDFSSRYPLIEGQGNFGNVDGDSPAAYRYTEARMTEVARMLLEGIDEDAIDFRENYSGDQKEPIVLPAAFPNLLGNGAQGIAVGMATSIPPHNIGELCDAALYLVNHPKANSDQLSAFVPGPDFPTGGIIVDTPEQIQEAYRTGRGSFRIRSRWEKEEGARGTWNIVVTEIPYMVQKSRLIEKMAELINDKKLPLVADIRDESAEDVRVVIEPRSRTVDPAVMMETLFKLTELESRFPLNMNVLVDGVVPRVVSLSEALKQWLDHRRTVLVRRSRNRLGQIEHRLEVLAGMIIVYLNLDEVIRIIREEDEPKDALKVRFELSDVQANYILDTRLRSLRRLEEMQLKKEHDDLTQEKGGIEELLADEAKQWKVITIQIRDMKKKFATDAKLGKRRTTFETAPVTADIDLTEALIEREPITVVLSEKGWVRTMRGHQADLSSLAFKGDDYLKTAFFTETTQKILLFATNGKVFTLEASKLPSGRGFGEPVRLMVDIEEGADVTALFPYRSGTKMLVSSSDGRGFMVSQDEMIGNTRKGKSLLNVDPGEKAVIIVEADGDHVATIGENRKLLVFKLDEVPEMARGKGVRLQRYKDGSIADAKVFKLSEGLTWKDSAGRTFTVERGELKEWIGARAEAGRLPPKGFPKTNKFG; from the coding sequence ATGAGCAAAAACGTCACGCCGCCGAGCGCGTCGGGTGGTTCCGGCGCCGATATCGTTTCGCTGAAAGATGCGCTCGAAGAGCGTTATCTCGCCTACGCGCTTTCCACCATCATGGGCCGCGCCCTGCCGGACGCGCGCGACGGCTTGAAGCCGGTGCATCGCCGTATTCTTTACGGCATGCACATCCTCAAGCTCGATCCGGGCACCGCCTTTAAGAAATGCGCCAAGATCGTCGGCGACGTGATGGGTTCGTTCCATCCGCACGGCGACCAGGCGATCTATGACGCGCTGGTGCGTCTCGCCCAGGATTTCTCCTCGCGCTATCCGCTGATCGAGGGGCAGGGCAATTTCGGCAACGTCGATGGCGATAGCCCGGCGGCCTATCGTTACACCGAAGCGCGCATGACCGAAGTGGCGCGCATGCTGCTCGAAGGCATCGATGAGGATGCCATCGACTTCCGCGAGAATTACTCCGGCGACCAGAAAGAGCCGATCGTTCTGCCGGCGGCTTTTCCGAACCTGCTCGGCAATGGCGCGCAGGGCATCGCGGTGGGCATGGCGACATCGATCCCGCCGCATAATATCGGCGAGCTGTGCGATGCCGCCCTCTATCTGGTGAACCATCCGAAGGCCAATTCGGATCAGCTGAGTGCCTTCGTGCCGGGACCGGATTTTCCGACCGGCGGCATTATCGTCGACACGCCCGAACAGATCCAGGAAGCCTATCGCACCGGCCGCGGCTCTTTCCGCATCCGCTCGCGTTGGGAGAAGGAAGAGGGCGCGCGCGGCACCTGGAACATCGTCGTCACCGAAATTCCTTATATGGTGCAGAAGAGCCGGCTCATCGAAAAGATGGCCGAGCTGATCAACGACAAGAAACTGCCCCTCGTCGCCGACATTCGCGATGAATCGGCGGAGGACGTGCGGGTTGTCATCGAGCCGCGCTCGCGCACGGTTGACCCGGCGGTGATGATGGAGACCCTGTTCAAGCTGACCGAGCTTGAAAGCCGTTTCCCGCTCAATATGAACGTGCTGGTCGATGGCGTTGTGCCCCGCGTGGTGTCGCTGTCGGAAGCGCTGAAGCAATGGCTCGACCATCGCCGCACCGTGCTGGTGCGCCGTTCGCGCAATCGTCTCGGCCAGATTGAACACCGGTTGGAAGTTCTGGCCGGCATGATCATCGTCTACCTCAATCTCGACGAGGTGATCCGCATCATCCGCGAGGAGGATGAGCCGAAGGATGCGCTGAAGGTCCGCTTCGAACTCTCCGACGTGCAGGCCAATTACATCCTCGACACGCGACTGCGCTCCTTGCGCCGCCTGGAAGAGATGCAGCTCAAGAAAGAGCACGACGACCTTACGCAGGAGAAGGGTGGCATCGAGGAACTGCTGGCGGACGAAGCCAAGCAGTGGAAAGTCATCACCATCCAAATTCGCGACATGAAGAAGAAGTTCGCCACCGATGCCAAGCTCGGCAAACGGCGCACGACCTTCGAGACCGCGCCTGTCACCGCCGATATCGATCTCACCGAAGCGCTGATTGAGCGCGAGCCGATCACCGTCGTCCTGTCCGAAAAGGGCTGGGTGCGGACCATGCGGGGCCATCAGGCCGATCTGTCGTCGCTCGCCTTCAAGGGCGATGATTATCTGAAGACCGCCTTCTTCACCGAGACGACGCAGAAGATCCTGCTGTTTGCCACCAACGGCAAAGTGTTCACGCTCGAGGCGTCGAAACTGCCGAGTGGTCGCGGTTTCGGCGAGCCGGTGCGCCTGATGGTCGATATCGAGGAGGGCGCCGACGTCACCGCGCTCTTCCCCTATCGATCCGGAACGAAAATGCTGGTCTCCTCGTCCGACGGACGCGGGTTCATGGTGTCGCAGGACGAGATGATCGGCAATACGCGCAAGGGCAAATCCCTGCTCAATGTCGATCCGGGCGAGAAGGCCGTCATCATCGTCGAGGCCGATGGCGATCATGTCGCCACCATCGGCGAGAACCGGAAATTGCTGGTCTTCAAGCTCGATGAAGTGCCGGAGATGGCGCGCGGCAAGGGCGTTCGCCTGCAGCGCTACAAGGATGGCAGCATCGCCGACGCGAAAGTGTTCAAGCTGTCGGAAGGACTCACCTGGAAGGACAGCGCCGGGCGCACCTTCACTGTCGAGCGTGGCGAGCTGAAGGAATGGATCGGCGCCCGCGCCGAGGCCGGGCGCCTGCCGCCCAAGGGCTTCCCGAAGACGAATAAGTTCGGGTGA